A segment of the Neisseria chenwenguii genome:
TTTCGGCCAGCGTTTTTTTGCCTTTGCCGGTCAGCACCAGCGCGGGTTTGCCGCCGACGGCTTCAATGGCCTGCAAATCGCGCAGGCTGTCGCCGACCAGCCAGGTTTCGGCGGCTTCGGCCTGGAAGCGTTCCAAAATATCTTGAACCATGCCGGGTTTGGGTTTGCGGCAGTTGCAGTTGTCGGCGGCCAGATGCGGGCAGAACCAGATGCCGTCGATGACGCCGCCGGCCTGTACGGCGAGGCGGTGCATTTTGGCGTGCATTTCGTTCAAATCCTGAACGGTAAAGTATTTGCGGCCGATGCCGGATTGGTTGGTGGCGACGGCGACGGTGTAACCGGCCTGCGTCAAAAAGGCGATGGCATCCATGCTGCCTTCGATGGGAATCCATTCGTCAACGGATTTGACAAAGTCGTCGCGGTCTTGGTTGATGACGCCGTCGCGGTCGAGGATGATGAGTTTCACGGGTGTTCCTTTGGCGGGTTTCAGACGGCCTGTGTGTAGTCGGCCAGCATTTGGTACAGGCGGTCGATATGGTGTTCCAATGTCGGGTCGTAGGTCAGCGCGGCGGCGGGGTCGGCGATTCTGTGTTCACTGCGCTGTTTGAGGGCGACGGCTTGGGAAACGGCTTCGGCCAGCGTTTCGGGGCGTTGGCGGGAGAAGAAAAAGCCGGCGTCTGCGTTCATGACTTCGGTGCAGGCCATGTTGTCGGAGAGGACGGCACGCGTGCCGCATAATACGGATTCGACACCGACCAGCCCGAAAGGTTCGTAGAGCGAGGCCATGATGGTGAAATCGGCGGCACGGTAGAGTTCGGGCATATTGTTGCAGAAGCCGAGTCCGACTGCGTTTTTCATCGGGCGCGGCAGCGGCGAGCCCGCGACGGCGAGTTTGACGGGCAGATCGGTGTGTTCGAAAAATTCCGCCAGCAGATCCAAGCCTTTGCGTTTGTGGCCGGTGGAGGGGAATAGAAACACGGTTTCGTCGTCTTTGAATCCGTATTTGGCGCGGGCGGCTGCGGCGTTTTCGGGGTCGGGGCGGAAACGGGCGGTGTCGGCGGGCGGGTGGATGACGCGGATTTTTTCAGACGGCACGCCGTACAGTGTTTCCAGCTCGCGCCGCATCAGGTGCGAATGTGCCATAACGGATTTGGCGGTGGTGTAATTGCTGCGGTTGCGGCGCACGGTCAGCTTGTCGAGCGGCGTGGCGGTTTGCCGCATATTTTCCAGATAGCCCAGATGCGTGCCGCCGCAGACGAAAATGTCGGCATGAGCGCTGGGATTGCAGGCAATCAGCGGGGCATCGCTGCCGTTTCGGGCGTTTTCGAGCTGCGTGGAGAAAAGATAGGGACGCAGCTTTTTCGGGATCAGGTTCTGCCTGATTTGGTGCACTTCCGTCAGCGCGTATTCGGGCAGGGCGGGGTCGGTCTGCGCGGCGTAAACGGTTACGGCGCTCTGCCGTGCGGTCAGCCCGCGCACGAGGTCGAGGGTGTAGCTCTCCATGCCGCCGCCGCGGCGGAAGCAGTTGACGGCGATGTCGATACGGGGGAACCGGTTCATTTTTCCAGACGGCCTTTGCGAAGCGTTGTTTGTTGTGTCGGACATTATTTCAGCGTGCGTTTCCAGTTGAGGTAGGCCGTCTGAAAAACGGGGGCGAGGGCGGCGTAGGTTTCGGGGGTGTCGGCGGCGCAGTAGAAGCCGCCCAGCGCGGGGGTGTTGAGGGTTTTGACGTAGTCTTCCATGAATGCGCCGTAGCCGTCTTCTTCGTCGTCGTAGTAGAACTCGGTAAAGCGTTGCCCCCACTCGGTAAAGTCTTCGGGCGTGAGTGCGCCGCCCATGTGTTTGAGCAGAAACTGCGCACCGCTCATGCGGCCGGCCTGCATGGCGGCGAAGTCGGCGGCGGTTTCGGGTGCGGTTTGCCAGACGGGATTGGCCAGCCCCTGCAAGGCTGCCCATTGCCAGTACATGCCCATGTGGGTAGCGGCGTTTTCGGGCGGCAGGTTTTCGGGGTAGTTTTCGTCGGTGTGGAATTGGATGTAGTCGTACATGGCGGGGGTTTGTTTTTTTGGTTTTCAGACGGCATTCAAAAATGCACGGTTTCTGTTTTCGCAAAATGCTCAACCTTTGAACACGGGTACCCATTCGAGTTGGCTCAATACCTGCGCGGCGATGTTGATCAGGCCGAACAGGAATACCCAGACCATCAGGCCGAAGCCGCCGCGCACACTGTATTGCGGCGATCTGCCGAACTTCTGCCGCGCTTTGTAGAGCAGCATGGCGGGGACGAGCGCCGTCCAGACGGTAGCCGCGAGGCCGACGTAGCCGATGGCGGTCACGAAGCCGGTGGGGAACAACAGGCAGCAGACCAGCGGTGGCAGGAAGGTCAGCGCGGCAGTTTTGGTGCGGCCGGCGGCTGTGCCGTTCCATTTGAACATATCGGCGATGTAGTCGAAGAGGCCGAGCGTTACGCCGAGAAACGAGGTGGCAATCGCCATATAGCCGAACAGCGACAAGGCCGTGCCGACGCTGCCGACGGCGACGAATTTCGCCAGTATTCCAATCAAGACCGAAACCTGTCCTTCCGCTGCAATCACGGGCGCGAATTCGTTGCGCGGCAGGTTGCCCTGAATCGCAAGCTGCCAGAGGATGTAGATGACCAGCGCCAGCAGCGTGCCCGCTTTGAGCGATTTCGCCACTTTCGGCGCGTCGCCGTTGAAATATTTCAGCAGGCTGGAAACATTGCCGTGAAAGCCGAACGAGGCAAGGCAGACGGGTAGGGCGGCTGCGAGGTAAATCCAGTATTGCGTATCCGCAGGCGCCGCGGTATCGAACAATACGGGCAGTTTCACGCTGCCCAGGAGGCCGCCCGTCGCCCAAATAAAAGTCAGTACCATGCCGCCGATTAAAACCGAGGTCAGGCGGTCAACCAAGTGCGTCGATGCCCACACGCAAAAGGCCAAAATGCTGAAGAACACCAGTTGCCCGGCCGGCAGCGAAACCTTGCCGCCGGCGAGACTGCCCAAACCCTGTGCGGTCAGGTCGCCGCCGACGAAAATATAGGCGTAGGTCAGCAGGTATAAAACGAAAGCCACGGCAAGGCCGTTGATGACGTTCCAAACCTGTCCGAGCAGGTCTTTGACCATAGTGTCGAAACTCGCGCCGTACGGATAGTGGGTGTTGGCTTCCAGCAGCATCAGCCCGCCCGCGAGCATGGAAAACCAGGTGTAAAACAAGACCGCCAGCGAACCGAGAAACCAAATGCCCGAGGTGGCGGTGGGGTTGGCAAACATACCGGCGCCGATTACCGTGCCGGCGATAATCATCGCGCCGCCAAACAGCGACGGGGTTTTGTCAGACATTTTCAGACGGCCTTTATCTTTTATCGGGAAGAATGTGGAAACACGGGCCGTATTATGCCGTAAAGCGGGGGAATAGGTAAGGGCG
Coding sequences within it:
- a CDS encoding DUF7832 domain-containing protein, whose protein sequence is MYDYIQFHTDENYPENLPPENAATHMGMYWQWAALQGLANPVWQTAPETAADFAAMQAGRMSGAQFLLKHMGGALTPEDFTEWGQRFTEFYYDDEEDGYGAFMEDYVKTLNTPALGGFYCAADTPETYAALAPVFQTAYLNWKRTLK
- the gmhB gene encoding D-glycero-beta-D-manno-heptose 1,7-bisphosphate 7-phosphatase, coding for MKLIILDRDGVINQDRDDFVKSVDEWIPIEGSMDAIAFLTQAGYTVAVATNQSGIGRKYFTVQDLNEMHAKMHRLAVQAGGVIDGIWFCPHLAADNCNCRKPKPGMVQDILERFQAEAAETWLVGDSLRDLQAIEAVGGKPALVLTGKGKKTLAENESKLPENTQIFNNLLAFSQYIMGLEAEKAAEAV
- a CDS encoding glycosyltransferase family 4 protein, whose translation is MNRFPRIDIAVNCFRRGGGMESYTLDLVRGLTARQSAVTVYAAQTDPALPEYALTEVHQIRQNLIPKKLRPYLFSTQLENARNGSDAPLIACNPSAHADIFVCGGTHLGYLENMRQTATPLDKLTVRRNRSNYTTAKSVMAHSHLMRRELETLYGVPSEKIRVIHPPADTARFRPDPENAAAARAKYGFKDDETVFLFPSTGHKRKGLDLLAEFFEHTDLPVKLAVAGSPLPRPMKNAVGLGFCNNMPELYRAADFTIMASLYEPFGLVGVESVLCGTRAVLSDNMACTEVMNADAGFFFSRQRPETLAEAVSQAVALKQRSEHRIADPAAALTYDPTLEHHIDRLYQMLADYTQAV
- a CDS encoding aromatic amino acid transporter, whose protein sequence is MSDKTPSLFGGAMIIAGTVIGAGMFANPTATSGIWFLGSLAVLFYTWFSMLAGGLMLLEANTHYPYGASFDTMVKDLLGQVWNVINGLAVAFVLYLLTYAYIFVGGDLTAQGLGSLAGGKVSLPAGQLVFFSILAFCVWASTHLVDRLTSVLIGGMVLTFIWATGGLLGSVKLPVLFDTAAPADTQYWIYLAAALPVCLASFGFHGNVSSLLKYFNGDAPKVAKSLKAGTLLALVIYILWQLAIQGNLPRNEFAPVIAAEGQVSVLIGILAKFVAVGSVGTALSLFGYMAIATSFLGVTLGLFDYIADMFKWNGTAAGRTKTAALTFLPPLVCCLLFPTGFVTAIGYVGLAATVWTALVPAMLLYKARQKFGRSPQYSVRGGFGLMVWVFLFGLINIAAQVLSQLEWVPVFKG